In one window of Silvanigrella paludirubra DNA:
- a CDS encoding transglycosylase SLT domain-containing protein — MVPNIDFLASIPEGQAIQYVSKKRDIPCHVLFLAAAGKASSNKLPADERLLMMNFAKAACDTQNPDILWQIAHVESMFKIRIVNIEGKQVLTGNDAKKFLLKGLPKNKNVDIGPLQINWKANGSKWEYEPIKYLNGEFSVDFLSNKILKTYVKTCGDKWINCYHSYNKDRGLGYRNKIELSGRKLRNILVTYL, encoded by the coding sequence GTGGTTCCTAATATAGATTTTTTGGCTTCTATTCCTGAGGGCCAAGCTATCCAGTACGTTTCAAAAAAGAGAGATATACCTTGTCACGTGCTATTTTTAGCTGCAGCAGGTAAGGCATCTTCGAATAAACTTCCTGCAGACGAGCGTTTGCTTATGATGAATTTTGCAAAAGCAGCTTGTGACACTCAAAATCCCGATATTTTATGGCAAATAGCTCATGTTGAATCTATGTTTAAAATAAGAATAGTAAATATAGAAGGAAAACAGGTTCTTACTGGTAATGATGCTAAAAAGTTTTTATTAAAAGGGTTACCAAAAAATAAAAATGTTGATATTGGCCCCTTGCAAATTAATTGGAAAGCTAACGGATCAAAATGGGAATATGAGCCCATAAAATATTTAAACGGCGAATTTTCTGTTGATTTTTTATCCAATAAAATTTTAAAAACATATGTTAAAACTTGTGGTGATAAATGGATAAACTGTTACCATTCCTATAATAAAGATAGAGGTTTGGGATACAGAAATAAAATAGAATTATCAGGAAGAAAATTAAGAAACATCCTTGTTACTTATTTATAA